The genome window GGGCTATacttaaatatgtaaataaatcaTATACCCAAGAAGGTCCATATTTTCTTGTTAAACAAATCAAATTACCTTGAAGAAGTCAACTTTTGCAAAGCGAATTTATTTACGAAAACGGCACTCTATTGACCTACTCTATTAACTATTCCTTCTAAATTTGCCATTTCTGCCCAATTTGCcattttccatttcattttcagcaCACTTTAAACCATTTCCGTGCAAATCATTAGCTTTGCTCACAAGTCTCcagatatataaatattattgtctTCCCAGCCTTCATTCTGACCATTACTCGTACCAATCGCATCACTATTGTCAGAGCTAGAGTAAATTGAATTATCCATCCACCCTTCCGTTTCATCTTTATCTTTCAATTGACCATCCTCCTCTTCATTCCTCTCTTGGTCACTGTCTTTGTTGATCACTTCATATGCAGGCATGGATTGGACATTACTCTTCTTCGATCTTTCTTTTTCGGATTCACTTATGCTTTCATTATCATCAATATCTGCGTATTCGGGTGCGCTAAACCTAGTATCTTGGTATGCAACTGCGTATTCTGGTACCTTGCCAGTATCTTGGTAAGCAACTGCATATTCGGGTACTCCTGTGGCATTATCTTGGTAAGCAACTGCGTATTCAGGCACAGCTTGGTAATTTTCATCGTTGATGACTGCATACTCAGAAACACCCTCATCATTGGTCACCGTTGTCTTGTTGCCGATATTTTGGTATTTCATGGAGACGTTTTCATAAGCAGCATTGTGTTTACTATTGCTCGAACCAGGGATTGTACTGTCTAATGTAACGTTTTTAAGATCATCGGATCGTTCTCTGAAATCGTTTGTATTTTTGGCTATTTTACGTCTGGAAAAGAGAAATTAACAAACGAGAAAAAAAAGCACGAGAGTTATTAAGCCTATACGTCTTGCACCTTCAAAACTCATTTCTTGTAATAACGCCACgacagagtgaatttcaaatacaAACGGCGTAAGATGTAAGTCAAATTGGAAAATCTAAATTCGTCATTTAAAAACACAGAAATGCtaacaaagatcatgaagatggcTTGAATACACAAAAGCTGATACGGACCATGACTGCGCGAACAAAAACTTCGTTGGAATCCAACGAACATTTTAAAGGAATATTTACATTTTAACAAATAACATTGCATCTCGATGATAAAGGAATTACTTTTACTACTTGAAAGTGTTACCTTTTCTTAAGACATATGAATATAAACAGTATCACGACAATGGTTATTGTACCGCCAACGACTGCTACTGCGACCGTTATTCCTGTAATCATAAAAAGCAACGTGTAAATTGAACAATTACAAATAGCCTTAAGGGGTGGGTTATGAACGTTtcggcagtatttattgtgggacattagagcacgtcagacatatcaaattgcattctgaatacgaagaatgtccttctgatatcaaataattttgattttttgaaatttgcaatgtaatacacattttatggcaaatgattaaaattgatatttttgatatataacgatCCTCtatgtaaattttataaatctgatgatatgtacttaaaatgtatgtaggtgggatgaaaagccgacgatcaattgaaaattttgacctttcgtactgaagatatggattttttcaataaaataccaaataaaattaggtctttttgggaaaaaaatccatatcttcaatatgaaaggtcaaaattttgaattgatcgtcggcttttcctcccagctacatacactttaagaatatatcattagatttctaaaatttacttcgaggactgttatatatcaaaaatgtgaaaaatatcaaattttaataatttgtcataaaatttgtattatatcgtgaatttcaaaaaatgaaaattatttgatatcagaaagacattcttcgtattcagaatgcaattcgatatgtctgatgtgctctcatgtcccacaaaaatactgtcgaaacgctcaaaacgctcattccagatcccttaacattaTGTTAGGTACATTTACTATTGCCAACATTTTAAAATCAAGGTGACAGATGATGAGGGTTACATTCTCATACTCAATTCGGTTTGACGGGAAACTCACCATTCCTACTACTGGCGCTTAACGTTTTCTTTGTATGGCTGATAGATGTTGAGGCATCGAGAGTAGAGCTTTCTATAAGGTCGGTAGAAGCTGTCGTATGTCTGGTAGAAATTACCGACTTTCTAGTAGAAGTTTCACTTTGACCATAAGAAGTAAGTGTTGCCTGCCGAGTAAAGGCTTCTCTTGCCTGGACACTAGTGGCTGCCTTCTGTTGGGTTCTTGAGATTGACGGAGATGTAGCCTTCAATATTGCAGATGTTGACATCGGTTGTGTCGTTGACACAGGTATGGTACCTACTGGATAAGAGaaggacagaaagaaagaagaagaaaaacaattGTGAAATTTTGTCATGTGTAATTGAACTTGGtccgaaaattgtgaaaattgGAGCATTTGTATGATGTCGATCACGGTAAGAGTATGGCATTTGATCTTTGTTGCTTACAACCTGAGAAAGATAGGTATACTATTTGTTAACCCTGATGCCAGAGGAATACATTAAATTACAACCCAATAGTGTCTCTTTAAAATGAGAATTTGATCACTTTCCCCTAAATTAAATTTGTTTATATGCAGCAGATCCTCAATTTCTCAGAATACTTAGTGTATCTTGTATATTAGTTCTCTGAACTCACCTATTATATAGGTTCCCTGTGATTGATCAACaaaactcaaaattaaaaggaataaaaatacTTACCTTCACAGCCGTGCAGTTCAAATCGAAGGACACATAGATTGTGACACTCTGTCGGAGAGATCTTTATTTTCGTAATGGTGACTCGTTTCTCAAACTTCCGAAACACGGGCGTGTCACCATTTGAATTCCCGACAAAATTCTAAAATCAGAGTTTAAGTGAATGTTAAAGAGGCAGAAAATAAAACCACCCATATACTCAAATCGAAGCTCACATAGTTCAATGTGTCGTCGTctgaattccaaacaaaattctCATAAATGTAAAATTCTAAGTATAAGCAAATGTCAAATAGGTAGATAACAGAAATATCTACTTGAATAATGACAGTGAGCAAAGGCAATTTTAGCATAGCCTAAGATTTTTCTATACAGTTGCTTGTTGCTGATGAACAATTAATTAATTTGATGCGATGATAAGAACGAATATTGTTTTAGATAATCTTATGCTAGAACAGTTAGATATGTAACTTTGTATTGCGTCTTTATGCCTGTCACAGTCATGTGATTCTCAATTGCGCTTCCAATTGTGTTggctatgttttttttttaaattgttgttaatagaggccgtcagcctttcgccatcttgtgggtacaaatgatacgcgtgttcatgcgtctGATACTACGCGCAggtcgcagcttgccacgcagttgTTACCACGCATCAACGcgatgattttgctgttcacgcatggagatcgaacgaccatcgcagcgtgtacccacaagatggcggcatatgacgtcaggctgacggcctctattagatAAAGAAGATGGATTGTAATAATTACCATTTCTCCACTTATGTCGTTGTAATGCGATTGATGACAACTAATGGAATACTCCACTTTGTATCGCGACACATATTCATCTGCATCAGGCTTTCCTTGCGTCGTTATACCCGTTACTGTCACAGGATCATCAAAGCTAACTCTAATCGATGGTTCTTTATATGCCTCAGTATTTCCCCAAGCATCGTCTGAATTGAGACGTGCTTTGTAGGCATTTCCTTCATCTTGAATCGCAGACAATTGGCTGTCCGATATTAAACCATTTTCCATTCCTAATGGCCCCTGACAATctacaataaaaaaataattgacaTTGAATTGATACATACTTGATGAGGGtaagaaaacaaattaaattaaaacaaaattaagttTTCAGAGCACTATTGCATCTGAACGTTTCACTTATATGAGGACACATTGATGTGACAACAAAATTAAGCCTTGTGATCTGCTGTATAGAACCTATACCTTTCCTCTTGAGTATCAATTTTACTTCACTACACTGCTAGGTCACGCTGCTCTTCTAAAACCATACTatattctggttctggttctggttaggGTTGAGTCGGAATTGCCAGATATACTGTACTTCACCAACTTATCCTGGGACCTAGGATTgggtgcagatatcagaaccggggatggtcccccttctcttttcaaatagctcagacactttaacgtgcacagggacgaatcctcctgaacacgggaccaatggctttacgtgacttccgaatcacggacgtcgcacatacactacctatatctgcacgtgctaagtaGTGTTTGGGGATGAAATGAaaaaattctacaattaaattccatgcgcgtatttttttttttggggggctttgtggtcaaagcaggggcggccaaaacgaagggcggcgggaAGAAGGGAGCGgtaaaaagaggggcggcggaagaagaaggggcggcaaaaagaattagtaaagaaaaaagggtggaaaatgtgaaaaaattgtactataggccctacatcaaaatgtgtttcttTTGTGGCGGTAGCGCCTAtgaatacttttttttttgctcttcactttttcaaacgaccgtaaaaaaattggggcaaccttttcgggctgttgaggaaggggcggcaaaattgtattttcttcagccccccccccctccccggggtaggggcggccacggtacgccactgaattcCGTGATGTAACttaacttaattgaaggattcctgagcatataggaactttttggtagGGAAGAGaatttcacctaaggcaagccgaTCGTATTTTCCCGGCCGGCAGCACAAAGCCTTAACCTCTCGGACATGTGATCAGCATCTAACTTGTTAGTGAATTCCATAGTATCGGCATAACAGTTGCGAAACGTCGGTGACAATGTTTCATTGGAGCTGAAGGTTAATTAGAAGATTGTGATATGCAGATCTTAATAAGCGTTATGGAGCATAATGCAGAAACCCGAAGATGGGCTAATGAGTTATACTGTCCTCCAAAGAAAGTAGTTGTCTGCATGGTCTGTACGTGATTGGTATGACAGACATCTCGACCGAGTAAAGCAAGCATCATCTATATTGGCTGGCTAATACATTTTCAACAGATGAAGAAGGCAAGGCTGTTATTGATTTCTGCTTCACACAAGGCAAGACTGCACAGTAAAGCTAACTGGAATGGATTGAGGATCTTGCAGTAGCCACCTGGAATATTCCCCATGTTCCTCTCTTAAGAGACTGCCCATAAATCGTCGGTCGGAACAcaccgtttcacatagtggcgtaaagGTTTAGAACTAGCTATTCCATAATAATATATAGTTAGTCCTTGTTAAATATTAAAGATACAGTATGAAAGTTGAATCttacacttcaatttgaaatggaatcgGGAAGTGTCATGTGAGAACCCCACTTACCTCCATGTATATCTATGATATCATGCAACAATATACCAACACTTTAGTAAATTACCTAGAATGGTGGAGCGAAGGTTTTGTTCAATGCTATGAATCTACAGCtttgaaatattatttcaagCTTTCGGTTTATAGCTATTAACATAATCTTTTATATAAAGCCTTCACTGTTGAATGGCTACCTCTATTTATGTTTTTATTAATTCTTAGTTTTTAACGCTAAGGCTCTTCAATATTTCAGTGTTATAAGCTTAATCAGTAATATCATTCTATATAAAAAAATTGTATATTTCTGAGCTTACCATTTGATTTTACTAGACGAATCACTTCAACTAGCAGTAATGTCAATAGAACGCTAGTGCTTCCTGCATTGATGGCAGACATCTCCACATTTGCCCTGCTATAGACAACACATAAATAACTATAAGAAAGCATTCACCACTTTTGATTTTGTTACTAAGAGTATGATTTGAATTTTCTTGCAAAGTCAACAGTCACTTCCTTGTGATTTCGCCCTAAGATAATTACTATACCATTTGATCTAGTTCGCGGTTGTGTGGGGAAATGATATGTCGTTTTGGTTTCTATGACATTGTTATTTTATAGCTATTATCCCGATGAACTAAATCAGGAAATAAAATCTTCTCTGAACTACCTTTGAATCATAGCTATATATAATATTAACTTACACTTGCCAATAATAGCTTTCATCAAATATCATGTTACATGCTTACTGTACTCGTGAAAGTTGGAATTAGATTATTGCTAATAGCAAAAACTAGTATACCTCCAAACTGTTAACTCATTTTCTTTTGATTGAGGAAAATTAACAAAAGAGACGTGTGAATTTAGGCGATGCTCTAAGCATGTGCATGTCTATTTATACCTACTAATGAGGCAAAATCCCCGTTCGCCATAGGTCTTTGTTCGAGAACGGACAATTTGTAGATGATCTTTGGGACGCACATTACCTGCCCTAAGGCCACGAGGTGGAATATAAAGGCTGATCAATTGAGACAAGTATGTAGTGAGCAATACCGTGGAATACCTTTAATATCGCATGCAAGAGGATCGATAGAAACTGAGTGTAGGGGGAGGCGGGGGAAGGAGACACTGGGGAGAGGAAAGAagaggttatataggtgggggaCAGGGGAGCCTTGGTGAGaagtatgggttgtgctttccggggactATAAACTTATTCATAATCAAATTATCTCCagcatcatgcatcgtttatatttcatacaaacaaacaaacaaacaaacaaacaaacaaacaaacaaacaaacaaagttttTATGACGCTTATACTTCCAGCACCCATGCCACATCAGTCCCCTGTAACCGTCCACGTGTGATTGATATCCGatctatatataattatatacattcaatataaacacaaccggttcttattatatacattaaaaaaatatacaaattatgAGTATAAAAGTTAAATTAGAACTATATACATGTAATAGTAAACCACATCACATACAATGTTAAGGCACGTGTGTGGCTATATCAGATCAAACCAGACCACCAAAGGGCAAATTGTGAAATTGAGATTTTGTCTTTTTACGAAAGCTTTTAACTATGCATCAAAATTATGCTAGAGATAGAGATGTATTGAtttaacacggttgtttgatggcatgtaaaatgtgattattttaaaAGAAAGGTTGAACAAAAGagaactttttatcatgaaatgtaggaATAGCCTAATTTTATTTGACTAGATTTAAATTTAAAGATATGTAAATAACGCCCTCAAGTTTAACACGaatgtttatagaataaaaatcacCACAaacaagcagaaaaagatgaataatttgatatagaaatggaaatctatgtttaaaatttaaatatatatatatataatataagagTCACAGAAATGCAGTAAGAGTGCTCAATACAACTGGTGTAGAgcctaataaaatatataaatatacacgttaattaaacattttgtgctactcggagtttcacgcacGTACGAtcatagactaccccgtagtccacttgcccattgtgcatactctggatattatatttaagcttaaaactctgatttaattaatgtgtgcacaattgatagattttcacatctgatcagtcaccttactccctctgtttgttagtttCCCAAGtgccccgtagtccacttgcccattgtgcatactctggatattatatttaagcttaaaactctgatttaattaatgtgtgcacaattgatagattttcacatctgatcagtcaccttactccctctgtttgttagtttcccaagtggactactgacattgccttgcggttaagatttttaacacgggactctatggagagttaggccaatttctggcctaactaaaattgggcatgatgtaatgcatctttaaatgcatctgccttgtgattggtcgcccatacctcgctatggtttaaatcgtctgggcccgcgccattacaccgtaaacaactgtctgtggtattagcggcgcttttgtgttgacgcgaaagttaatctctcatcaaacatctagcgcgtacttgtggttaatggactgataaacaagtatgcttgacagtgtgttttagagagcaaagtccaggggtaaagttctgcttgcaattcaaagttcatagtcgaaatttcggggttcgctatcaacaTGGAAATGCTATCAataaattgttcagtattaaagtgagccgttacaattatgcaagataatgtttcattcaattacttttattgtcactaatcgtctgatatttttaactctttatgaccattttactattgaatactttaattttaataaacatcagtataattttgagttcaacgaaatgggttcatcatgactaataataacacattttaataaatttcgactatggcatagtctagtacgATCAGTACGGCGATCATCAGGCAACTAATGCTTGATAACACAgatcattttttcttttttttttgtttcggtcgGGCGGTTTGCGTCGATGGTTACCATGACGGTTGTAACTGATTTTGATGCTATTTCTGTTGAATATTCTATGCAACTTGTGTTCACGTGGAAAATGCCTGCCAACGAGTTTTAAGAAATGCCCACCCACATTGGTTTTAACACTCTTGCTGAACGGTGGGTTACATAATATAATTTAGAAATACCTCATTTTATTtgactaatttaaatttaaacatatgtaaatagcgccctcaagtTTAACACAaatgtttatagaataaaaatcacCAGAaacaagcagaaaaagatgaataatttgatatagaaacggaaatctatgtttaaaatttaatatatatatgtatattagtgtgatgGTTGTTGGTATAATGTCCCTGTCTAGAACTGAACgttatataatgctttgttagAAACGTCATAAATGATCGCTTCAAACAAATTTAAGAAATAACACACTTTATGCTAATGCCGGGCTGGGCAAGTTAAGAATAAGAAttcaatttttttgaaataaatttttaaatttgtCTACTTTGGTCTAGTTAGATAAGATTATGTCACATATACCATATCCCGCCCTCTTTATAGCTCCAAATATGGGATTATAACCATATTTAGAACACACAATTAGAGACAAAATAAAAGATGGATCTGGGAAAAATAGCGGATGAATGACATGAGTAATAAACGGAAGGAATATATTTAAATGCTCTTTCACTAACCAAATTGGAACACAGTCGAGTTTACAGGTTTTTGACGCTGAACCAGTTATCAACTTACACACTTCCTGTTCAGATACTTGACTGAATTGGTCAAATCTAGTCCTACACATATTAATAGCATCATTATCATTGCTCACACTATTTTCACTACCATGAGTTTCCTCATCAAGACTTTGACGGATTTTGAGAACCTTGTTCCTGAAAAAGGTGACAAACTTGTCACACAGCACTTCTGTTGAGAAACCAGTAGGCAAACGTTTGATGTTTTTGTTCAACAAATTCTTTACAGTCTCGAAAACTCCCTTAATATTACTAGCATTCAACTTGACCTTATAGTTATCTGTTTTTGCCATATCAATAAGTTGGTTAACAAGGGTTTTCTGATTAACATACATATTTTTGTCTTCTGGAGAATGACTCTTTCTCCACCTTCTTTCATATTTTCTCCGCAAACGCCTTTGATCATTTATGGAGTTACTAGAGGTATCTCGGCCTTATAGTGCGAGATTTCCTTTCTTCGGGAGCATGACTGTCTAAAACAGATAACATCTTACTATTGAATTGATCTATGAGCGTATCCAAAGAAATACTAAGATTGATACTTTCAAGTTCTTGAGCAACATCATTGCTATACAAATTATGATCAATGGCCTTAAAATTACGAACAGTAACAGTTTTCTTTGTCAACATTGGTTTCCTGCAGTTTATGTGACAATGAACTGTGTAATGATAAATAATTGCGACAGACAAATGATCGTCTTGAACCCAGCAGGATCTGACAATGTTGTCATCAAGTCTAGAAATTAATAGATCCAAAATATGACCATATGTGTGGGTGGGTGTAATAATATGCTGATGGAAACCAGTAGTATCAAGACTAGATAAAAAAGCGTTTGAACTCGGATTTGTATGGCATATCAACATGGATGTTAAAGTCCCCAATGATAACCACCTTTCTGGGCATTAACGCAACTTCACTAATGAAACTTTCAAACTCATTGAGAAAGGTTGACTGAAGGAAACATTCTCTTTTGAGGGTGGTGGTCTATAGATCACTATGTATTGGACAACATTTATTATCACTCGCCTATCACAACACTATCATTAATGTTTAACCATATTTCAGTTACAAACATTATGTCTACATTATCCTGAATGAGATAGTCCGAGATCGTT of Amphiura filiformis chromosome 14, Afil_fr2py, whole genome shotgun sequence contains these proteins:
- the LOC140168951 gene encoding uncharacterized protein, which encodes MSTSAILKATSPSISRTQQKAATSVQAREAFTRQATLTSYGQSETSTRKSVISTRHTTASTDLIESSTLDASTSISHTKKTLSASSRNGITVAVAVVGGTITIVVILFIFICLKKRRKIAKNTNDFRERSDDLKNVTLDSTIPGSSNSKHNAAYENVSMKYQNIGNKTTVTNDEGVSEYAVINDENYQAVPEYAVAYQDNATGVPEYAVAYQDTGKVPEYAVAYQDTRFSAPEYADIDDNESISESEKERSKKSNVQSMPAYEVINKDSDQERNEEEDGQLKDKDETEGWMDNSIYSSSDNSDAIGTSNGQNEGWEDNNIYISGDL